ATATTGTCCGTGAGGTTGTCGTAGGAGAGACTTATCTCGGTACAGTCAAGCGTGTAGAGAAATTCGGAGCATTTATTGAAATTTTTGCAGGTAAAGAAGGATTGTGTCATATTTCTCAGCTAGCTGAAGAGCGTGTGGAAAAGGTTGAGAATGTTGTTTCCGTTGGTGATAGTATCATGGTTAAGGTGACTGAGGTTGACAATCAGGGACGCGTTAACTTGTCTCGCAAAGCGGTTTTAAAGGATCAAAAGGCCGCAGCTAATACGAAATCTTAGGAAAAAGCTATTTCTTTAATAGCTTTTTTTTATTTTTCTTTGAAATTATCCTCTAGTTCATAAACCCATAAACCAATCAATTTTTTGTTTCTAGGAATGAAACATCTCCTCCTACATACATATGAAATAAGAATGGCTGTCCCTATGGACGAGCAAGGAGGAGGATTGGGTTGAAAACACATGGATTTAAGCTAGCTTTACTAGGCTGTGGAATACTCAGTTTTGTGGCACTTTTAATATTGGTCAATCGTACCCCCATTGATTCTTATGTGAACACTATAAAAATGATGAATGTCCCTATCATACAAGCAGATGATGACATATACCGTCAAATTGAGGATCTTGCGGAGCAAATTAATCAAGCACCAGTTAATGCTAAACTAGATCGAGTGTGGAAGGCAATTCCTAGTTATAACGGGGTACAGGTGAATATTGAAAAATCCTATCAGATAGCTACCCAGCTAGGGAAGGTGCAGCTAGATACACTAATGTATGACGAAATTGAAGCTGAAATTTCTTTAGAGGAAATAGAGCCTGCTCCTATTTATAGAGGAAATCCAAAAAAGCCTATGATCTCTCTAATGGTCAATGTAGCCTGGGGAACGGAGTATGTACATAAAATGCTTGATATTTTTGACCAATATCAAATTAAAGTTACATTTTTTCTAGATGGAAAATGGCTTACAGAAAATAAAAATGTGGCGGAACTTATGCTTGAGCGGGGACATGAGTTAGGAAACCATGCGTACTCTCATCCTGATTTAAAGAAAGTGAGTGCTGAAAGAATCAAAGAAGAGCTATTAAAAACAAACAAGCTTATTGAGGAGCTTGGTGTAAAGAGTTATTTATTTGCGCCTCCGTCTGGATCCTTTGATAATAGAGCTGTTAAAATTGCCGATCAATATAAGATGAAAACGATATTATGGACTTTGGATACAGTGGATTGGAGGAAACCCTCACCTGAAACGATCATCCAGAGAATCGTTCCGAAGCTCGAGAATGGCTCCCTGATCCTTATGCACCCAACGGAGCCAACAGTTGAGGCACTCCCTACCATCATCGAAGGAGCGATGAACAAGGAATTGATGCTTGGAACTGTCTCAGAGCTCATCAGCCCTGAACGAAGTCTATCTCTGATTCACTTGAAATAGTCACCTTATTCTCAAGGGATAATTCTTGAGAAGGGAACTGAACTCTGTTATAGTTGAACTTGTTATTTCAGAGATCATTAGGAAGTGGGAAGGAGAAACAAGATTGATTAAAACACATACCTTTTCCAATGGATTAAGGCTTGTCATGGAAAAAATCCCATCTGTGCGTTCAGTCTCCTTAGGGATATGGATTGGCACAGGTTCAAGATATGAGATAGAAAAGAATAATGGGATCTCACATTTTATTGAACACATGCTTTTCAAAGGGACTTCTAGTCGAACAGCTCGAGAAATTGCTGAGGAGTTTGATAGTATAGGGGGGCACTTAAACGCCTTTACTTCTAAGGAGTACACCTGCTACTACGCTAAGGTTCTAGATCAGCATTTACCAAAAGCCATTGACGTTTTAGCCGATATGTTTTTCAACTCTACCTTTGATGAAGGAGAGCTGGAAAAAGAAAAAAATGTAGTTCTGGAAGAATTGAAGATGTATGAGGATACGCCTGACGATGTGGTTCACGATTTGATTGCTAAAGCAACATATTATGATCATTCTTTAGGTTATACGATACTTGGTCAAGAAGATGTGATAAATTCTTTAAGGCCTGATGACTTACGTCAGTATATGAACAAGCACTACACTCCGCACAACACAGTCATCGCAGTTGCTGGACACTTTGAGGAGCAGGAGCTTGTTGAAAGAATAGAATCTTATTTTAGTGATTTTAATGCTCAAGAAGAATCAAATACTACTGGATTGCCTGAAGTTACTCACCATCATTTATTTAGAAAAAAGGATACAGAGCAAGCTCATTTTTGCTTAGGCTTTAAAGGTGTTGCCATCGGTGAACAAGATATCTATCCATTGATTCTTCTAAATAATATACTTGGCGGCAGTATGAGCTCAAGATTGTTTCAAGAAATAAGAGAGGAACGCGGTTTAGCCTATTCTATCTTTTCTTACCATTCCTCTTTTAAGGATACGGGATCAGTTCACTTATACTCAGGCACTGCTCCACAACAATTAGAGGAAGTATATAATGTAAGTGTAGATATTCTGCATTCTTTAGCAACAAAGGGAATTACAGAAAAGGAGCTGCATAATGGCAAGGAGCAGCTGAAGGGAAATCTTATGCTTAGCCTTGAAAGCACAAATAGTCGAATGTCTAGGATCGGAAAAAATGAATTGATGCTTAGAAAACACTACTCCTTAGATGAGATCATTGCTAAAGTTGAGGCTTTAAGCAAGGAAAGAGTAGACCTACTAGCTGAACGAATTTTTAGGCAGAAGCATAGCTTTGCTTTAATTAGTCCTTTAGAGCAAATCCCATCCGTTATTCAAATAAATCGCTTAGTGAAATAAAGCTGTTATTAGAAATAATATGACTATAAAATAATACGTTCAAAGTAATAAGACCTTGAGATTTATTGTTGAAATCTAAAGGTCTTATTTAAATTCTTTAAGAATACATCAATAGTAAGGGTTGTATTAGCTAAGAGAGCAGGAGGTCAGCCAATGAGGTTAAGCGAATTGAGTGGAAAAGAGCTTATCGATTTAAACAATGGAGAACGATTAGGTTTAGTAGGTCAGGCAGACTTGACTATTCATGAGCATACAGGAAGTATCGAGTCTATGATTTTGCCTTCTAGCTCTTTCTTGAGTATAGGTAAAAAGAGAGAAGAAATTGTCATCCCCTGGAGAGCTATCCGGAAAGTTGGACCAGAAATGATTATCATTGAATTACGAGAACAAAGCAAGGTAAGAGATTCATATTAACATGCACTTAATCTAATGAGGGCACATACGATGAAGGTAGATGGTTTACAGCTTTATCCAGAGCTTAGTGAACGTTTTAGTGTAAGAAAGAAAGGAGCGAACTGGGTCTATGCTTACAGGCACTCATGTCGCCTTCATCGGTGGAGATGCAAGACAAATTGAAGTCATAAAAAAATGTAGTGAGCTTGACGCAACGATTTCTCTCATAGGGTTTAGTCAGCTACAAAGCGAGTTTCCAGGAGCAAAAAAAGAAAGCTTAACACTTGAAGTCTTTAAAGATATAGATGCTTTAATTCTTCCAATTGTAGGGACAAATGAGGAGGGAGAAGTAGAGAGCATTTTTTCTGATCAACCGATTAAAATCAAGGAAGAACATATTCGAGCTTTACCTCAAAAATGTGTTGTTTATACGGGAATAGCGAAGCCATATTTAACCAACCTAACGGAGCAAAATGACATTACTCTCGTGCAGCTACTTGACCGTGATGACGTAGCCATTTACAACTCAATTCCAACGGTTGAGGGGGCTATTATGATGGCTATCCAACATACAAATATCACTCTGCATCACTCCAATGCTATCGTTTTGGGCTTAGGAAGAGTAGGAATGTCTCTTGCCAGAACACTACATGTATTAGGTGCGCGTGTTAAGGTAGGTGCAAGAAATCCTGCAGATTTAGCTAGGATTTATGAGATGGGTTTAACACCTTTTCATATGAACGAGCTTAAGGAGCAGGTAGGAGATTGTGATTATTTATTTAATACTGTTCCACATTTGCTAGTGACCTCTCAAGTGATTGCGAGCATGCCAGGACATATATTTATCTTAGACTTAGCATCGAAGCCTGGTGGAGTAGATTTTCGATTTGCTGAACGCAGAGGAATTAAAGCGATGCTAGTGCCCAGTATTCCAGGTATTGTTGCTCCAAAAACAGCAGGAATGATTTTGGCGAACGTTGTCACTCAATTGATTTTGGAACAAAAACAAACCAGGGGGGCCTAACATGAAGCTTGAAAATAAAACAATTGGCTTTGGTCTGACAGGATCACATTGTACATTTGCTGAAGTGATGCCTGAAATGAAGAAGCTGAAGGAAGCAGGGGCTAGGGTAATTCCAATCGTTACTCATACCCTGCTCACTATGGATACAAAGTTCGGGAATGCAGATGATTGGGTAAGGCAAATTAAAGAGATTACCGGAGAAGAAATTATTGATTCGATCGTAAAAGCAGAGCCGATCGGTCCAAGCAAACAGCTTGATGTAATGGTTATTGCTCCGTTAACAGGGAATTCCACCTCAAAGCTAGCCAACGCCTTAACGGATAGCCCTGTTTTAATGGCCACCAAAGCTACTTTAAGAAACTTAAGTCCAGTTGTTCTAGCTATTTCAACGAATGATGGCTTGGGTCTTAATGCTTCAAATGTGGCGAAGCTAATGTCTACAAAAAATATATATTTTGTTCCTTTCGGTCAGGATGCTCCAGATAAAAAGCCAAATTCCCTTGTGGCACGCATGGAATTGATTCAAGCAACATGTGAAGCAGCGTTAGATGGAAAGCAGCTCCAACCCATGATAGTAGAAAAATATAAATATATGCAGTAGAATAAAAGGATGATGCTTGATTTAGATAAGCTAGGGGAAGGAGAACAATCGATGGCCATAAAACAATTCCATTTTGCCGTTGTAGGAGCCACTGGAGCTGTAGGACAGCAAATTATAAATACATTAGAGAAAAGAGCTTTACCAATTAAGAAACTAACCTTATTATCATCTGCTCGTTCTGCGGGCAGTTCGATTTTATTTAAGGGTGAGTCTATCACTGTACAGGAGGCTACACCAGAAGCGTTTGAGGGAGTAGATATTGCTCTATTCAGTGCGGGAGGGAGTGTCAGTAAAAAGCTCGCTCCTGAAGCTGTAAAACGAGGAGCCCTGGTTATTGATAATACAAGTGCATATCGTATGGATCCTGACGTTCCTTTAGTTGTACCTGAGGTTAATAAAGAGGATATCTTTTTAAATAAAGGAATTATTGCAAATCCAAACTGTTCGACGATACAAATGGTTGTTGCCCTGCAGCCGTTGAGAGAAAAGTACGGGTTAAAACGCATCATTGTTTCAACATATCAGTCTGTTTCTGGTTCTGGGCAGTCTGCTATTACTGAGTTAAAGCGCCAATCCCAAGCTGTACTAAATGAAGAGGATGTAAATCCAGATATTTTACCTGTAGGCTCACTTCCTAAAAAACATCAAATCGCTTTTAATGCCATTCCGCAAATCGACGTGTTTCAAGAGAATGGTTTTACGTTTGAGGAAATGAAAATGATAAATGAGACGAAAAAAATTATGCACGATGATACACTACAGGTTTCTGCTACCTGTGTTCGTATTCCAGTTGTTACAGGGCACTCAGAATCCGTATTTGTTGAGCTAGAGAATGAGCCAGATGTGGCAGAAGTAAGGGAGTTATTAAGTCAATCTTCTGGAATTATTGTAGAAGATGATCCTGCCGATCAGCTTTACCCGTTAGCGACAAGAGCTGAGGGAGAGCTTGAAGTATTTGTAGGAAGGATTAGGAAAGATTTAGATGTCCCTAATAGCCTGCATATGTGGGTTGTTTCAGACAACCTGCTTAAAGGAGCAGCGTGGAATAGCGTTCAGATCGCAGAAGCGTACATTGAAGGAAAAAGTTAAAACTTCTATTAAGAAGCCTTTTCAAACATAAAATAGACTTCAGGAGTGGAGAAGGTATAAAGACGGAGAGCTTTTTCAAAAATGGTTCGAAGTAGTAAGTGGTTTGAATAATCATAAACAAAGAGGGAATAGAATGAAAATCATCGTACAGAAATTTGGTGGGACTTCTCTGCAGGATCCCGAGGTACGGCAGCATGCTGTAGAGCATATAAAAAAAGCTAGAGCTAAAGGCTATCAGGTTGTTGTTGTTGTTTCAGCGATGGGACGCAAGGGATCTCCTTATGCAACTGAAACACTGATGCAGCTTGTCAGTGAAGAAGGAAAAGTAGGCTCCCAGAAGGAGTATGATCTATTGCTAGCCTGCGGTGAAATGATTTCTAGCATTGTGATGGCAAGTAAGCTTAATGCCCAAAGCATCCCAGCTGTCTCCTTTACAGGGAGAGATGCCGGGATTTTAACGAACAATGATTTTGGTAATGCTCAAATTCTATCCATTCAGCCACAGGCCATTCTTGAGCAGCTTTCGCAGGATAAAGTTGTTGTTGTATGCGGATTTCAAGGAGCAACAGAAAGCGGTGAAATTACAACACTTGGTCGAGGGGCTAGTGATACGTCTGCAACGGCATTGGGAGCAGCGTTAAAAGCTGAAGTTGTGGATATCTTTACAGATGTGGAGGGGATTATGACCGCCGACCCTCGCATTGTACAGGATGCTTCAAGGTTAAAACTTATTACGTATAATGAAATATGTAACCTGGCCTACCAAGGAGCTAAGGTCATTCACCCTAGGGCTGTAGAAATTGCCATGCAGCATCAGGTTCCTATAAGAGTTCGTTCAACTCTCTCTGATGATGAAGGGACGTTAGTTACATCGCTCAGACAGATTAAACATCTTGAAGGAAGAATGAATGATCAATTAATTACGGGCATAGCTCAGGTCTCAAATGTTTCTCAAATTAAGGTTTATGCCAAAGATAGCGACTTTGATTTGCAGCTAAAGGTCTTTAAAAGTATGGCAGAAAATAGGATCAGTGTAGACTTTATCAATGTAAACCCTTCAGGAGTGGTTTATACTGTTTTCGAGCATGTTACGGATAAAGCAATTGCAATCCTTAATGAGCTAGGCTATGAGCCTATTGTTGAAAGACATTGTGCGAAAGTATCTACAGTTGGTGCAGGGATGGCTGGAGTGCCAGGAGTTATGGCCCAAATTGTTGAGGCGTTAACAACAGAGGATGTTCAAATTCTACAATCTGCTGATTCACATACAACCATATGGGTTCTTGTGAAAGAAGAAGATATGGTTCGTGCTGTTCAAGCTTTACATCAAAAATTTGAGCTGCATAAGGCGAGTGAGCCATTACCTAACTACTATTCGGCCTCTCAATGAAAGGCTTATTAAATATGAATGGATAATGAAATTGTTCTACAATGAAGTGATGGAGAAAGGTGATAGATTGATGAGTGATTTTGGACGTATTATTACAGCAATGGTTACTGCATTTGATGCAAATGAAAACCTGGATTTGTCAAAGCAGACAAAGCTTATTGAATACCTATTTCAGAACGAAACGGATTCTATTATTGTAAATGGGACAACAGGTGAGTCTCCAACGCTAAGTAAAGAGGAGAAGATCATGCTTTTTGAGCATGCTGTTGAACATACCAAGGGAAAAGGGAAAGTCATTGCGGGTACAGGCACCAACAATACGAAAGAGTCGATTGAACTTACAAAAAAGGCAGAAGAAATTGGAGTAGACGGAATTCTTCTGGTCAACCCTTACTACAATAGACCTAATCAGGAAGGGCTTTTTCAGCACTTCAAAACGATAGCAGAAAGCACTAGTTTACCTGTTATGCTATATAATATCCCAGGACGCTCGGCTGTTAATATGACACCAGAAACGGTTTTACGATTAGCTGAAACCCCAAATATTACTATGGTCAAGGAATCTAGCGGAGATCTAGGTCAGGCTGTTGAGATTTTAAAGCATGCCCCTGATAATTTTCTGCTCTATACAGGTAATGATGATTTAACTTTACCTACTTTGTCTGTAGGAGGGTATGGTGTTGTCAGTGTTACCTCGCATGTCAAGGGGAATGAAATGCAGGAAATGATTCAATCCTATTTAGCGGGCGATATCAAAAAAGCGGCTAAACTAAATCAGGACTTATATGATATTTTTAACGTGTTGTTTTCTTCCCCATCACCTGGCCCAGTGAAAAGAGTATTGAATCACTTGGGTGTAGAAGTAGGCTCTACCAGACTACCTATCGCTTCTTTATCTGCTGAGGAAGAGAAGTATATTTTAGGATTTTTTAACTAAGGATGCTTGAACAGGTTTTGATTCTGATTTAAATAAAATAGATTAAAAGTCCTCACTTCTTATTTAGCTAATCGCTGAGTAAGGAGTGTTTTTTTAGGGGAAAATAAAAGGATAATATGCTTGTACCATAGGGCGGCTAGAACGGCTCAAGGGTGAGCATAAATGGATTAAAAAAATATTTACTCTTGAAAACTTGTGTTTGGAGATTTCAATCATGTATACTATAAACAAGTGATTTGTGCGGTTTTTAAGTGTAACTACAACTGAATATAGGAGGAAGTATTCAATTGTCGAAACTGAACAATCAAAAATTATCAATCTTTTCCTTGGGCGGCGTTGGTGAGATTGGTAAAAACATGTACGTGCTGGAGTTTGGTCATGATATTATTGTGATTGATGCGGGACTCAAATTTCCTGAGGAGGATATGCTTGGAATTGATATTGTTATTCCTGATATCACCTACTTAGATGAAAATAAGGATCGAGTTCGGGGAATTATCATCACTCATGGTCATGAGGATCACATTGGTGGTCTACCATACGTCATGAAACATATTCAAGCTCCTATCTACGCTACAAAGCTGACGATGGGTCTCATCGAACATAAATTAAAGGAAGTCAACCTTTTACACCATACAAAGCGTCATATTATCCATTCTGGTAGTGAACTGAAGCTAGGAAAATTTAATGTTTCCTTCTTTAGGGTAAATCACAGTATTCCTGACTGTGTCGGAGTTTGTGTTGATACACCTGAAGGAATAGTTGTACACACGGGGGATTTTAAATTTGACTATACTCCAGTAAATGGAGAAATAGCTGATTTAGCGAAAATGGCTAGCATTGGAGAACGTGGTGTAGTTGCTTTATTATCTGACAGTACGAATTCGGAAAGACCAGGTTATACTAGGTCTGAGAAGGAAGTAGGACGTGCTATAGCGGAGCAATTTTACAAGGCTGAAGGGCGTATCATTGTGGCCACATTCGCTTCCAATATCCATCGTATCCAAAATGTGTTTGATGCTGCATTAGAGCATGGACGCAAGGTTGCTATTATTGGGCGAAGTATGGCTAATGTTGTGCAAACAGCCATTGATTTAAACTATCTAGTTGCTCATGAAGGACTTATTGTTTCCCCTGAACAGATTAATCAATTACCTGCTGAAGAAATTGTAATTTTATCAACAGGTAGCCAAGGGGAGCCAATGAGTGCATTAACTAGAATGGCACGCTCCACACATCGTCAGCTTGATATTATACCTGGAGATACGGTGATATTTGCCGCCACACCAATTCCCGGGAATGAAAAGCTTGTCTCTAGAACGATTGACCAGCTCTTTAAATTAGGAGCAACAGTTATTTATGGTCAAGAGGGTGTCCACGTTTCCGGACATGGGAGCCAAGAAGAGTTAAAGCTAATGTTAAATCTTATGAAGCCTAAATTCTTTATTCCAATCCATGGTGAGTACAGAATGCTTAGACAGCACGGTAAGCTAGCTGAAGAAACTGGAGTTGATTCACAAAACATCTTTTTAATTGAAAATGGAGATGTGGTTGAATTCCAGCATGGCGAAGCGCGTCTAGGAGCAAAGCTACCGGCTGGTAATGTACTTATAGATGGCTTAGGAGTAGGGGATGTTGGGAACATTGTATTACGGGACCGCAAATTACTATCCCAAGATGGAATATTAATCGTTGTAGTTACACTTAGTAAGAAAAATGGAACCATCGTTTCAGGACCAGATATTATCTCTAGAGGATTTGTCTATGTTCGTGAATCTGAGGAATTAATGGACGATTCGGTACAGCTTGTTAGTCAAACCTTGCAGCGTTGTATGAGTGATAATCAAATTGAATGGTCTATGCTAAAAACAAGTATTAGAGACTCTTTGAGTCGTTTCTTATATGATCAAACAAGAAGAAGACCGATGATTTTGCCGATTATTATGGAGGCTTAACTATACTTCTTATAAAATTTCTAATTAAAACTACACCTCAATTTTTAACGAGGTGTAGTTTTTTGTGTAATTATGCCGTCCGCCATTGCAATTATAATTTTTATATATTATTAATATTAATAATATTTTAACATTATATTGACATTATAAGGGTTATATTGTAATATTATCTCGTTAATTCCAATAACGTGTTTTTATATTAATTAAAATATACAATAAGTATTGAAGGAGATGTGAATGAACAAAAGAATATTCTACTTAGTTCCTCTTGTAGTTTTAGTGTTGTTGATCGGGTTTAATTTTCTGAAAATTAAGGAATATAAACTGGAATATAATAAAGAATTCCCTTCTGATGTTGAAATATATCATTTTGAGCGGAAAACAGAAGTTCCAATTACATATCTTTTTGAGAATCAAACTTTATTGTTCTACTTAAAACAGTCATGTAATGTTTGTATAGAAAATCTTGACACTTTCTCATCATTTGTTCGTCAAAATAATGACCTAAACATAATTTTACTGTGGGAGGATGATATCCCAATTGAAGAACTGAGTAGAGCAAGTATTGAAATGGAAATGAATTATCAAGTTAAAGGCAGGATTAGACTTTCAAAAATTACACCACTTTTTGTACTAATAGATTCTGAAAATAAAGTGGACTTTATTTCTAATGATATTAAACAAATGGAAGCAAGATTAATAATCAAGTAGTTCCTATACTGCATTACTGCATTTC
This portion of the Bacillus horti genome encodes:
- a CDS encoding polysaccharide deacetylase family protein; the encoded protein is MKTHGFKLALLGCGILSFVALLILVNRTPIDSYVNTIKMMNVPIIQADDDIYRQIEDLAEQINQAPVNAKLDRVWKAIPSYNGVQVNIEKSYQIATQLGKVQLDTLMYDEIEAEISLEEIEPAPIYRGNPKKPMISLMVNVAWGTEYVHKMLDIFDQYQIKVTFFLDGKWLTENKNVAELMLERGHELGNHAYSHPDLKKVSAERIKEELLKTNKLIEELGVKSYLFAPPSGSFDNRAVKIADQYKMKTILWTLDTVDWRKPSPETIIQRIVPKLENGSLILMHPTEPTVEALPTIIEGAMNKELMLGTVSELISPERSLSLIHLK
- a CDS encoding M16 family metallopeptidase codes for the protein MIKTHTFSNGLRLVMEKIPSVRSVSLGIWIGTGSRYEIEKNNGISHFIEHMLFKGTSSRTAREIAEEFDSIGGHLNAFTSKEYTCYYAKVLDQHLPKAIDVLADMFFNSTFDEGELEKEKNVVLEELKMYEDTPDDVVHDLIAKATYYDHSLGYTILGQEDVINSLRPDDLRQYMNKHYTPHNTVIAVAGHFEEQELVERIESYFSDFNAQEESNTTGLPEVTHHHLFRKKDTEQAHFCLGFKGVAIGEQDIYPLILLNNILGGSMSSRLFQEIREERGLAYSIFSYHSSFKDTGSVHLYSGTAPQQLEEVYNVSVDILHSLATKGITEKELHNGKEQLKGNLMLSLESTNSRMSRIGKNELMLRKHYSLDEIIAKVEALSKERVDLLAERIFRQKHSFALISPLEQIPSVIQINRLVK
- a CDS encoding YlmC/YmxH family sporulation protein — its product is MRLSELSGKELIDLNNGERLGLVGQADLTIHEHTGSIESMILPSSSFLSIGKKREEIVIPWRAIRKVGPEMIIIELREQSKVRDSY
- the dpaA gene encoding dipicolinic acid synthetase subunit A; this encodes MLTGTHVAFIGGDARQIEVIKKCSELDATISLIGFSQLQSEFPGAKKESLTLEVFKDIDALILPIVGTNEEGEVESIFSDQPIKIKEEHIRALPQKCVVYTGIAKPYLTNLTEQNDITLVQLLDRDDVAIYNSIPTVEGAIMMAIQHTNITLHHSNAIVLGLGRVGMSLARTLHVLGARVKVGARNPADLARIYEMGLTPFHMNELKEQVGDCDYLFNTVPHLLVTSQVIASMPGHIFILDLASKPGGVDFRFAERRGIKAMLVPSIPGIVAPKTAGMILANVVTQLILEQKQTRGA
- a CDS encoding dipicolinate synthase subunit B, whose product is MKLENKTIGFGLTGSHCTFAEVMPEMKKLKEAGARVIPIVTHTLLTMDTKFGNADDWVRQIKEITGEEIIDSIVKAEPIGPSKQLDVMVIAPLTGNSTSKLANALTDSPVLMATKATLRNLSPVVLAISTNDGLGLNASNVAKLMSTKNIYFVPFGQDAPDKKPNSLVARMELIQATCEAALDGKQLQPMIVEKYKYMQ
- a CDS encoding aspartate-semialdehyde dehydrogenase, with amino-acid sequence MAIKQFHFAVVGATGAVGQQIINTLEKRALPIKKLTLLSSARSAGSSILFKGESITVQEATPEAFEGVDIALFSAGGSVSKKLAPEAVKRGALVIDNTSAYRMDPDVPLVVPEVNKEDIFLNKGIIANPNCSTIQMVVALQPLREKYGLKRIIVSTYQSVSGSGQSAITELKRQSQAVLNEEDVNPDILPVGSLPKKHQIAFNAIPQIDVFQENGFTFEEMKMINETKKIMHDDTLQVSATCVRIPVVTGHSESVFVELENEPDVAEVRELLSQSSGIIVEDDPADQLYPLATRAEGELEVFVGRIRKDLDVPNSLHMWVVSDNLLKGAAWNSVQIAEAYIEGKS
- the dapG gene encoding aspartate kinase; this translates as MKIIVQKFGGTSLQDPEVRQHAVEHIKKARAKGYQVVVVVSAMGRKGSPYATETLMQLVSEEGKVGSQKEYDLLLACGEMISSIVMASKLNAQSIPAVSFTGRDAGILTNNDFGNAQILSIQPQAILEQLSQDKVVVVCGFQGATESGEITTLGRGASDTSATALGAALKAEVVDIFTDVEGIMTADPRIVQDASRLKLITYNEICNLAYQGAKVIHPRAVEIAMQHQVPIRVRSTLSDDEGTLVTSLRQIKHLEGRMNDQLITGIAQVSNVSQIKVYAKDSDFDLQLKVFKSMAENRISVDFINVNPSGVVYTVFEHVTDKAIAILNELGYEPIVERHCAKVSTVGAGMAGVPGVMAQIVEALTTEDVQILQSADSHTTIWVLVKEEDMVRAVQALHQKFELHKASEPLPNYYSASQ
- the dapA gene encoding 4-hydroxy-tetrahydrodipicolinate synthase; this translates as MSDFGRIITAMVTAFDANENLDLSKQTKLIEYLFQNETDSIIVNGTTGESPTLSKEEKIMLFEHAVEHTKGKGKVIAGTGTNNTKESIELTKKAEEIGVDGILLVNPYYNRPNQEGLFQHFKTIAESTSLPVMLYNIPGRSAVNMTPETVLRLAETPNITMVKESSGDLGQAVEILKHAPDNFLLYTGNDDLTLPTLSVGGYGVVSVTSHVKGNEMQEMIQSYLAGDIKKAAKLNQDLYDIFNVLFSSPSPGPVKRVLNHLGVEVGSTRLPIASLSAEEEKYILGFFN
- a CDS encoding ribonuclease J; its protein translation is MSKLNNQKLSIFSLGGVGEIGKNMYVLEFGHDIIVIDAGLKFPEEDMLGIDIVIPDITYLDENKDRVRGIIITHGHEDHIGGLPYVMKHIQAPIYATKLTMGLIEHKLKEVNLLHHTKRHIIHSGSELKLGKFNVSFFRVNHSIPDCVGVCVDTPEGIVVHTGDFKFDYTPVNGEIADLAKMASIGERGVVALLSDSTNSERPGYTRSEKEVGRAIAEQFYKAEGRIIVATFASNIHRIQNVFDAALEHGRKVAIIGRSMANVVQTAIDLNYLVAHEGLIVSPEQINQLPAEEIVILSTGSQGEPMSALTRMARSTHRQLDIIPGDTVIFAATPIPGNEKLVSRTIDQLFKLGATVIYGQEGVHVSGHGSQEELKLMLNLMKPKFFIPIHGEYRMLRQHGKLAEETGVDSQNIFLIENGDVVEFQHGEARLGAKLPAGNVLIDGLGVGDVGNIVLRDRKLLSQDGILIVVVTLSKKNGTIVSGPDIISRGFVYVRESEELMDDSVQLVSQTLQRCMSDNQIEWSMLKTSIRDSLSRFLYDQTRRRPMILPIIMEA